One stretch of Chryseobacterium indologenes DNA includes these proteins:
- a CDS encoding LysE family translocator, whose product MIPLQDLSFFILAALILVISPGPNMIYLISKSITQGKKSGLISLMGVVCGFLFHIIMVSFGLTAVLLAVPFAYTVLKALGTMYLLYLAYQAIKPNSRNIFDVDKNTPDDGPKKLFTVGFLTNVLNPKVAVFYLSFFPQFIKPEYGSVLIQSLELGWVQVLVSFSVNFLIVLTAAKVARFFANNPFWIKIQKWFMASILTYLAVKMAFSKAK is encoded by the coding sequence ATGATCCCACTTCAAGATCTTTCCTTCTTTATTCTGGCAGCACTTATCTTAGTCATTAGCCCAGGTCCCAATATGATTTACCTGATTTCAAAATCGATAACTCAGGGGAAAAAATCCGGATTGATTTCTTTGATGGGTGTAGTATGTGGATTTTTGTTTCACATCATTATGGTATCTTTTGGCTTAACGGCTGTACTGCTCGCTGTTCCTTTTGCTTATACAGTTCTTAAAGCCCTGGGAACGATGTACCTTTTATATCTTGCGTATCAAGCTATTAAACCTAACAGCAGAAATATTTTTGATGTTGACAAAAATACACCGGATGATGGTCCTAAGAAACTTTTTACCGTTGGCTTTCTAACAAATGTTCTCAATCCGAAAGTAGCTGTTTTTTATTTATCATTCTTCCCACAGTTCATCAAACCGGAATATGGTTCCGTTCTGATCCAAAGTCTGGAACTGGGATGGGTTCAGGTTCTGGTAAGTTTCAGCGTTAACTTTTTAATAGTTCTGACTGCTGCGAAGGTAGCCCGGTTCTTTGCTAATAATCCTTTCTGGATCAAAATACAAAAATGGTTTATGGCAAGTATTCTGACCTATCTGGCAGTGAAAATGGCTTTTTCAAAGGCAAAATAA
- a CDS encoding helix-turn-helix domain-containing protein, translated as MKHTIPTYDLSDISKHRFHIKRMDKHTYNTEEILMDKGIHRDSHYIFTYMESGYVKMMVDFNMIEAKNSTIFCVLPGQVHQGFLMDKVNGWFVAIKSDMVPDSVRSVFEESLEGIQPLAVDKKWVEKFNNTAAMLHSFYTDEMLASKEGSLIIQSLLHSFIGMFAFMYSKENGLQSTGENRSLQLTREFRILVRKYYKTMKSPSEYAEKLNISRGYLTEAVREVTGKPAQHWILQEILIEAKRLLAFTHLTIKEIAYELGYNDHAYFSRLFSKLEDQSPSAFRNFNK; from the coding sequence ATGAAGCATACAATTCCTACCTACGATTTAAGTGATATTTCCAAGCATCGTTTCCATATAAAAAGAATGGATAAACATACGTATAATACGGAGGAAATCCTGATGGATAAAGGAATACATCGTGATAGCCATTACATCTTTACTTATATGGAAAGTGGGTATGTGAAAATGATGGTTGACTTCAACATGATTGAAGCTAAAAATTCAACTATTTTCTGTGTATTACCCGGCCAGGTACATCAAGGCTTTTTAATGGACAAAGTAAATGGATGGTTTGTGGCCATAAAATCCGATATGGTTCCGGATTCTGTACGGTCCGTTTTTGAGGAATCTTTAGAAGGTATACAACCTCTGGCAGTGGATAAAAAATGGGTAGAAAAGTTTAACAATACGGCTGCTATGCTTCATAGCTTTTATACAGATGAGATGCTGGCCTCCAAAGAAGGTTCTTTGATCATTCAATCCTTATTGCATAGTTTTATAGGCATGTTTGCCTTTATGTATTCAAAAGAAAATGGTCTTCAGTCAACCGGTGAAAATCGTTCTTTACAACTAACAAGAGAATTCAGAATCTTGGTACGGAAATACTACAAAACCATGAAAAGTCCATCTGAATATGCTGAAAAACTCAATATCTCAAGGGGGTATCTAACAGAAGCTGTCCGTGAAGTGACAGGTAAACCTGCTCAACACTGGATTCTTCAGGAAATTTTAATTGAAGCCAAGCGTTTATTAGCGTTTACTCACCTTACCATAAAGGAAATTGCCTATGAATTAGGATATAATGATCACGCTTATTTTAGCCGCCTGTTTTCAAAACTGGAAGATCAATCACCTTCAGCGTTTAGGAATTTCAACAAGTAG
- a CDS encoding siderophore-interacting protein — MPSLPKWINDTVENVWSSKFKDCKVIHIETISQNLRLVRFETDLQDIQSEPAYAIGIRINDRDFRNYSPFHFNRKAGTFEVLFHLHDNSAVGSRFVTGLSVGDSIKILMPRGKRFFEPDAKIHFSIGDETSLGSSLSIKEAVEERNSVFICLHELEESQALESLNLYGYHSPKNSTMRIIEALTDFLREEKEAIYNDDAVFYLTGNGTRMSLIRKFLKAKGVSPRCIRSQAYWIEGKKGL, encoded by the coding sequence ATGCCAAGTTTACCAAAATGGATCAATGATACAGTAGAAAATGTATGGTCCTCAAAATTTAAAGATTGTAAAGTCATTCATATAGAAACTATTTCCCAAAATCTTCGCCTTGTACGTTTTGAGACCGATTTACAGGATATTCAGTCTGAACCGGCTTATGCTATTGGAATAAGAATCAATGACAGGGATTTTCGTAATTATTCTCCTTTTCATTTTAACAGAAAAGCGGGAACATTTGAAGTTCTGTTTCATCTACATGATAATTCAGCAGTGGGTAGCCGTTTTGTAACAGGCTTATCTGTTGGAGATTCTATAAAGATATTAATGCCCAGAGGAAAGCGTTTTTTTGAGCCTGATGCAAAAATACATTTCTCAATAGGAGATGAAACTTCATTGGGAAGCTCTCTTTCCATCAAAGAAGCTGTGGAGGAACGCAATTCTGTATTTATTTGTCTTCATGAACTGGAAGAATCCCAAGCTCTGGAAAGTCTTAATCTATATGGATATCATAGTCCCAAAAACAGCACCATGAGAATTATAGAAGCCTTAACTGATTTTCTGAGGGAAGAAAAGGAAGCTATCTATAATGATGATGCTGTTTTTTACCTTACAGGAAATGGAACACGAATGTCCCTCATCAGAAAATTTCTTAAAGCCAAAGGTGTTTCTCCAAGATGTATCAGATCGCAAGCTTATTGGATAGAAGGAAAAAAAGGACTGTAA
- a CDS encoding CPBP family intramembrane glutamic endopeptidase — MENTFSKLQIRKNVATYLVFTLLFCLPVYYMCMRTGKLGGGIISYATIIMWCPAIAALLTCRIRKIPISSLGWKWGPPKYQWWAYCIPLLYSFVPYLIIWMSGTGGFYNHEFVMEVSKGMGWDLPDGLVIPLYIVLMSSFGMVRSVGSALGEEIGWRGFLTPQLAKLNSYTSTSLWMGVIWSLYHYPLLLFSNYNTGGPQWLALICFTVMIFASCFIYTWLRLKSGSLWAAAIMHASHNLFIQSILTPLTVDTGNTNYYIDEFGIALPISTLIVAYFFWKKRNELPQKNFHQ, encoded by the coding sequence ATGGAAAATACATTCTCTAAACTGCAGATCAGAAAAAACGTAGCCACCTATCTGGTATTCACCTTGCTTTTCTGTCTCCCTGTTTACTATATGTGCATGCGCACAGGAAAGCTCGGAGGAGGAATCATATCCTATGCCACCATCATTATGTGGTGTCCGGCTATTGCGGCTCTGCTTACCTGTCGTATACGGAAAATCCCTATCTCATCCCTGGGTTGGAAATGGGGACCTCCAAAATACCAATGGTGGGCTTACTGTATTCCTCTACTGTATTCCTTTGTCCCTTACCTCATCATTTGGATGAGTGGAACGGGTGGCTTTTATAACCATGAATTTGTTATGGAAGTTTCTAAAGGCATGGGTTGGGATCTCCCAGATGGGTTGGTTATTCCTCTTTATATTGTACTCATGAGCAGTTTTGGAATGGTACGTTCCGTAGGTTCTGCACTGGGTGAAGAAATTGGATGGCGTGGTTTTCTCACTCCCCAATTGGCAAAACTTAATTCCTATACCTCCACCTCACTATGGATGGGAGTCATTTGGTCTCTTTATCATTATCCTTTACTCCTTTTTTCTAATTATAATACGGGTGGACCTCAATGGCTGGCTCTGATCTGTTTTACTGTCATGATATTCGCTTCCTGCTTTATATATACCTGGTTACGGCTAAAATCGGGAAGTCTGTGGGCAGCAGCTATTATGCATGCCAGCCACAATTTGTTTATACAATCTATTCTTACCCCTCTTACGGTAGATACAGGAAATACCAATTATTATATTGATGAATTTGGCATTGCCCTACCCATTTCTACTCTCATTGTAGCCTATTTCTTCTGGAAAAAACGAAATGAACTGCCTCAGAAAAATTTTCATCAATAA
- a CDS encoding NAD(P)H-dependent oxidoreductase, whose amino-acid sequence MKKITIINGHPNKESFNFGVAEAYKNGAIEAGAEIKEIIIADLNFNPNLQFGYQKRMELEPDLLKAWESIQWADHLVWVHPVWWGGLPALMKGFIDRLFLPGLAYKYRENSLWWNKLLTGKTAHIITTIDQPGWYYRLMYGRPSVNQLKISTLEFCGIKPVKVTYLGIIRNSNEQQRAKWLDKVVKLARKQQ is encoded by the coding sequence ATGAAAAAAATAACCATTATTAATGGGCATCCTAATAAAGAATCTTTCAACTTTGGAGTTGCAGAGGCATATAAAAATGGGGCGATAGAGGCAGGAGCAGAAATAAAAGAAATTATCATTGCAGATCTAAACTTTAACCCCAATTTACAGTTTGGCTACCAAAAAAGAATGGAGCTGGAGCCGGATTTATTAAAAGCCTGGGAAAGTATCCAGTGGGCTGATCATCTGGTTTGGGTGCACCCTGTCTGGTGGGGAGGTTTACCTGCTCTTATGAAAGGCTTTATAGATCGGCTTTTTCTTCCAGGATTGGCATATAAATACAGAGAAAATTCTTTATGGTGGAATAAGCTTTTAACAGGTAAGACTGCCCATATCATTACAACGATTGACCAGCCGGGTTGGTATTACCGTCTTATGTACGGAAGGCCAAGTGTTAATCAGCTTAAGATATCAACGCTGGAATTTTGTGGTATAAAACCCGTTAAGGTAACCTATTTGGGAATTATAAGGAATTCCAATGAACAACAACGGGCAAAATGGTTGGATAAAGTAGTGAAACTGGCAAGAAAACAACAGTAA
- a CDS encoding saccharopine dehydrogenase, with amino-acid sequence MEHNILIIGGNGLVGKTITRILQTRNPHLNIFIGGRKGGNSERNLKIDVTDPHTFQEINDHKINFIILSVNDRFDNVLKYAIANHIDYLDITKPTPALVKAYDIAGKSNINSRIVFSSGWMGGIVPGLAGVLSKGTNDIQEVKLFVYYSVKDLAGESSAHFMAENVAVPFHDYKNDQPNLIRHFLDTEIFDFSFGIGKRSAYNFDVPDLYILNKVERIPNVSVKMTYNSKFITWLLGSFQYLRIFNILSLKERKMIFGSSGNGDQAVFEIVVKDKKGIKKLSLQSTKGQAELTALSAVLHTEELLRNPHENNVYFSHQLHEPLSLLAQLNAYETINTRITP; translated from the coding sequence ATGGAGCATAATATTCTGATTATAGGAGGAAATGGATTAGTGGGTAAAACGATTACCCGTATTTTACAAACGAGAAACCCTCATCTCAATATTTTTATTGGCGGAAGAAAAGGCGGAAATTCGGAAAGAAACCTAAAGATCGACGTTACTGATCCTCATACTTTTCAGGAGATCAATGATCATAAAATAAACTTTATCATTCTTTCGGTGAATGATAGATTTGATAATGTCCTTAAATATGCTATCGCAAACCATATCGATTATCTGGATATCACAAAACCTACTCCAGCCTTGGTAAAAGCTTATGATATTGCCGGAAAATCAAACATCAACAGCCGAATCGTTTTCAGTTCCGGATGGATGGGAGGAATTGTACCCGGATTAGCAGGTGTTCTTTCAAAAGGAACAAATGATATTCAGGAAGTAAAACTCTTTGTATACTATTCTGTTAAAGATCTGGCAGGAGAAAGTTCAGCTCATTTTATGGCAGAAAATGTAGCGGTACCTTTTCATGATTATAAAAATGATCAACCTAATTTGATCAGACACTTTTTAGATACCGAAATCTTTGATTTTTCTTTCGGAATCGGGAAAAGGAGTGCTTATAATTTTGATGTTCCTGATCTGTATATCCTGAACAAGGTTGAAAGAATTCCCAATGTGAGTGTGAAAATGACCTATAACTCTAAGTTTATTACCTGGTTGCTGGGGAGTTTTCAGTACTTAAGGATCTTTAATATTTTGTCTTTAAAAGAGAGAAAAATGATTTTTGGATCAAGTGGAAATGGTGATCAGGCTGTTTTTGAAATTGTAGTTAAAGATAAAAAAGGGATAAAAAAGCTCAGTCTACAAAGTACAAAAGGCCAGGCAGAATTAACAGCTTTATCTGCGGTTTTGCATACAGAAGAGCTGCTGAGGAATCCACATGAGAATAATGTGTATTTCAGCCATCAGTTGCATGAACCTTTATCACTGCTGGCACAGCTTAACGCGTATGAGACTATTAATACCCGTATAACACCATGA
- a CDS encoding Crp/Fnr family transcriptional regulator has product MVHDFFRSFNLFSENEIEEFLKLFEIRKVNKNEYFIHEGEKCREVAFIQSGIFRSFYLSDSGKDMTYCFRFPDTMMAAYSSFISGCLSKENMQAITDAELLILKKEKMDALIQDNLNWTKFLKSIAEQEYLELENRFFQLQRDSASQRYAALLKNYPDYIQKIPLQYLASYLGITQRHLSRIRKEISF; this is encoded by the coding sequence ATGGTACATGATTTTTTTCGGAGTTTTAATCTGTTTTCAGAAAATGAGATTGAAGAGTTTTTAAAACTTTTTGAAATAAGGAAAGTCAATAAGAATGAATATTTTATACATGAAGGCGAAAAATGCAGAGAAGTGGCATTTATACAATCAGGAATTTTTCGTTCTTTCTATCTTTCTGATAGTGGAAAAGATATGACCTATTGTTTCAGGTTTCCCGATACAATGATGGCCGCCTATTCATCATTTATTTCCGGATGTCTCAGTAAAGAAAATATGCAGGCAATTACAGATGCAGAACTGCTGATTCTGAAGAAGGAAAAAATGGATGCCTTAATACAGGACAATCTCAACTGGACGAAGTTTTTAAAAAGTATTGCCGAACAGGAGTATCTTGAGCTTGAAAACAGGTTTTTTCAGCTTCAGAGAGACAGTGCCAGCCAGCGGTATGCAGCTCTGCTTAAAAATTATCCCGATTATATTCAGAAAATCCCGTTACAGTATTTAGCTTCCTATCTTGGAATTACCCAACGTCATTTAAGCCGTATCAGAAAGGAGATTTCTTTTTAG
- a CDS encoding aminopeptidase P family protein: MTSKEKVAALREEMQKNNVDAFIVYSADPHMSEYLPEEWQERAWLSGFLGSAGFVVVTKDKAGLWTDGRYFTQAAIELDGSGIDLFKDGIEGTPNYIDWIISEIPAGGKVAVNALAASNANWELLSQKFNSKNITLADLPLLKEVWKERGTPSANPIFVHPVERAGKSVTDKLSAIRQKMEEQEATVHIISSLDDVAWTSNLRGSDVQSNPVFLGYIVITKNDAVLFTGLEKLEVEARKQMDDSFVKMMPYEEFYNYLKAFKNEKVLVSPNSNQQIFETLKADNQFIKAPVPGNLMKAQKNETELEGFRTVMVRDGVAMVKFLYWLTHNAGKEAMNEYSIGEKLRGFRAEGKNFVGESFGSIVGYKDNGAIMHYSAKKEGSKEVTNEDTILVDSGGQYLEGTTDITRTFALGTPSEEFKRNSTLVLQGLIRLSMVKFPKGTKGVHLDAIARLPLWMEGKDFNHGTGHGVGSFMNVHEGPQNIRKDLNPQDLLPGMVLSNEPGYYLEGHYGIRHENLIAVKEAEKTIHGTFYEFETLTFCPFFKDTVVKEILSESEIAWLNEYHKTCEEKLAPHLEGEVKEWFLQLVSPL, from the coding sequence ATGACTTCAAAGGAAAAAGTTGCTGCGCTTCGTGAAGAAATGCAGAAAAATAATGTTGATGCATTTATAGTATATTCTGCAGATCCGCACATGAGTGAGTACCTTCCTGAAGAATGGCAGGAAAGAGCTTGGCTGTCCGGATTCTTAGGTTCTGCCGGATTTGTGGTAGTGACTAAGGATAAAGCAGGTCTTTGGACTGACGGAAGATACTTTACACAGGCTGCTATTGAACTGGACGGTTCAGGAATCGACCTTTTCAAAGACGGAATAGAAGGTACTCCTAATTATATCGATTGGATTATTTCTGAAATTCCTGCCGGAGGTAAAGTGGCTGTTAATGCTTTAGCCGCTTCCAATGCCAACTGGGAACTACTTTCTCAAAAATTTAATTCAAAAAATATTACCCTTGCCGATCTTCCGCTTTTAAAAGAGGTTTGGAAAGAAAGAGGCACTCCTTCTGCTAACCCAATTTTTGTACACCCTGTAGAAAGAGCCGGTAAATCTGTAACCGATAAATTGTCTGCCATCCGTCAGAAAATGGAAGAGCAGGAAGCAACGGTTCACATTATTTCAAGTTTAGATGATGTGGCATGGACCTCCAATCTGAGGGGAAGTGATGTACAAAGCAATCCTGTATTTTTAGGCTATATTGTTATTACTAAAAATGATGCAGTACTATTCACGGGGTTAGAAAAACTTGAGGTAGAAGCCAGAAAACAAATGGATGATTCTTTCGTAAAAATGATGCCTTACGAGGAATTTTATAACTATTTGAAAGCATTCAAAAATGAAAAAGTACTGGTTTCTCCAAACAGCAACCAACAAATTTTCGAAACATTAAAAGCTGATAATCAATTTATCAAAGCTCCGGTACCTGGAAACCTTATGAAAGCTCAGAAAAATGAAACGGAGCTGGAAGGTTTCAGAACCGTAATGGTAAGAGATGGAGTGGCTATGGTGAAATTCCTTTACTGGCTAACTCATAATGCAGGAAAAGAAGCGATGAATGAATATTCTATCGGTGAAAAACTGAGAGGTTTCCGTGCTGAAGGTAAAAACTTTGTAGGAGAGAGCTTTGGTTCTATCGTAGGATATAAAGACAATGGAGCGATCATGCACTATTCTGCTAAGAAAGAAGGAAGCAAAGAAGTAACCAATGAAGATACAATCCTTGTAGATTCAGGAGGTCAGTATCTTGAAGGAACTACAGATATTACAAGAACTTTTGCCTTGGGAACCCCTTCCGAAGAGTTTAAAAGAAATTCTACCTTAGTATTACAAGGATTAATCCGCCTATCCATGGTGAAATTCCCTAAAGGAACAAAAGGTGTACATCTTGATGCCATTGCAAGACTTCCGTTATGGATGGAAGGTAAAGATTTCAACCACGGAACAGGACATGGAGTAGGAAGCTTTATGAATGTTCATGAGGGACCTCAAAATATCAGAAAAGATTTAAATCCTCAGGATCTTCTTCCAGGAATGGTTTTATCCAACGAACCGGGATACTATCTTGAAGGGCACTACGGAATCCGTCATGAGAATCTTATTGCTGTAAAAGAAGCAGAGAAAACAATTCACGGGACTTTCTATGAATTTGAAACATTAACGTTCTGCCCATTCTTTAAAGATACAGTTGTTAAAGAAATTCTTTCAGAAAGTGAAATTGCATGGTTAAACGAGTACCACAAAACATGCGAAGAAAAACTGGCTCCTCATTTGGAAGGAGAAGTGAAAGAATGGTTCTTACAGCTGGTAAGTCCATTGTAA
- a CDS encoding DUF6526 family protein, translated as MKQQNYNNHRKFYPPHHFIYLPLLIILEILGIYKIWEDPGNQLVWILFSIVIFLLFYLALMTRQHYALGLQNRIVILEFKQRYFEIFNIRSDETVEKLSFDQIAALRFAYDDEFKELLYRALHENISGDEIKRSIKNWKPDLLRI; from the coding sequence ATGAAACAGCAGAACTATAATAACCACAGAAAATTTTATCCACCCCATCATTTTATTTATCTCCCTTTATTAATTATTTTGGAGATTTTGGGAATCTATAAAATCTGGGAAGATCCCGGTAATCAACTGGTCTGGATCTTATTTTCAATCGTAATTTTTCTGCTTTTTTATCTGGCATTGATGACCAGGCAACATTATGCATTAGGACTTCAAAACCGTATAGTAATCCTTGAATTTAAGCAACGGTATTTTGAGATCTTTAATATAAGATCTGATGAAACGGTTGAAAAATTAAGCTTCGACCAGATTGCAGCCTTACGATTTGCTTATGATGATGAGTTTAAAGAGCTTTTGTACAGGGCACTTCATGAGAATATTTCAGGAGATGAGATCAAAAGATCCATTAAGAACTGGAAGCCCGACCTGCTCAGAATTTAA
- a CDS encoding DNA topoisomerase IB — MEEKNTDLEIISHLKPSKIVKIMKDPEASAKAVHLVYTTDAETTGITRKKTGKKYSYYKEGEKIKNKDEITRINKLVIPPAWENVWICALENGHLQATGFDVKNRKQYRYHPLWSALRNHTKFYRMLQFGYALPDIRLHIEQDLALRNFEKRKILALIVSLMQRTNIRIGNTIYEKLYGSFGLTTLKDKHVEVKGQKITFSFKGKKGIMHHVDLRSKRLARLVQKCKDIPGKELFQYLDDEGNRHSVDSGMVNDYIKEISGEDFTAKDFRTWSGTVNALIAFKEIGYAENDTQYKKNVKEALHIVAEHLGNTTAVCKKYYVHPLVINLYENNTIKKYLDELEVIEENDGKADLTKEEKLVIKILENEKI; from the coding sequence ATGGAGGAGAAGAATACAGATTTGGAGATCATTTCTCACCTGAAGCCATCAAAGATTGTTAAAATCATGAAGGATCCGGAAGCTTCTGCAAAGGCGGTACATCTCGTTTATACCACCGATGCAGAAACCACCGGAATTACTCGTAAGAAAACCGGAAAAAAATATTCTTATTATAAAGAAGGAGAAAAGATCAAAAATAAGGATGAAATAACAAGAATCAATAAATTGGTTATCCCACCAGCCTGGGAAAATGTATGGATCTGTGCCTTGGAAAATGGTCACCTTCAGGCTACAGGATTTGATGTTAAAAACAGAAAGCAATATCGCTACCACCCATTATGGAGTGCTTTGAGAAATCACACTAAATTCTACAGAATGCTTCAGTTCGGGTATGCATTACCGGACATCAGACTTCATATTGAGCAGGATCTTGCTTTAAGGAATTTTGAAAAACGGAAAATACTTGCCCTAATTGTCAGCCTCATGCAGCGAACGAACATCCGTATTGGAAATACGATCTATGAAAAACTGTATGGTTCTTTTGGGCTCACAACTTTGAAGGATAAGCATGTTGAAGTAAAAGGACAGAAAATAACTTTTTCATTCAAAGGAAAGAAAGGCATTATGCATCATGTTGATCTTAGAAGTAAGAGATTGGCAAGACTCGTGCAGAAATGTAAAGATATTCCCGGCAAGGAGCTTTTCCAGTATCTGGATGATGAAGGAAACCGCCATTCTGTTGATTCCGGAATGGTCAATGACTATATAAAGGAAATAAGCGGTGAGGATTTTACAGCCAAGGATTTCAGAACATGGTCCGGAACAGTTAACGCTTTGATTGCTTTCAAGGAAATCGGATATGCTGAAAATGATACTCAGTATAAAAAGAATGTAAAGGAAGCGTTGCATATTGTTGCTGAACATTTGGGAAATACCACTGCTGTATGCAAAAAATATTATGTTCATCCCTTAGTGATCAATCTTTACGAGAACAATACCATCAAAAAATACCTTGATGAACTGGAAGTCATTGAAGAAAATGATGGAAAAGCTGATCTGACAAAGGAAGAAAAGCTTGTGATTAAGATTTTGGAAAATGAGAAGATCTAG
- a CDS encoding helix-turn-helix domain-containing protein: MEVLSNFQYKKLFLPNITEKILANNADIQLYRIENYLKGILMPVIPYRTTFNFIIFVTNGHIKQYLENKEYHAEKGGVIFIKQGTITATVELSDDIEGFFLAYENNILSEQELPKHKSSIFFMTPFLNLDSLTYGTITQLLPIMEQELWLNNLNINDVVVTMLHLILIKMLSTDSDTHHKSATRPMELSLQFRDLLFKYHVGEKRVAFYADKLSVTESYLNKCVKSVTQKSPKQWINEIDINYSKALLHSSKDIAEIAYELNFHTASHFTQLFKKIAGITPKEYRTQFLSNRVTG, translated from the coding sequence ATGGAAGTATTATCCAATTTTCAGTATAAAAAACTTTTTCTCCCCAATATCACGGAGAAAATACTAGCTAATAATGCAGATATACAGCTTTACCGGATAGAGAATTACCTCAAAGGGATTTTGATGCCGGTGATTCCATACCGCACTACATTTAACTTTATTATTTTCGTTACAAACGGGCATATTAAACAGTATCTTGAAAATAAAGAATACCATGCTGAAAAAGGCGGTGTGATCTTTATTAAACAGGGAACGATTACTGCTACCGTAGAGCTTTCAGATGATATTGAAGGTTTTTTCCTTGCCTATGAAAATAACATTCTTTCTGAACAGGAATTGCCGAAACATAAGAGTAGCATTTTCTTCATGACTCCTTTCCTGAATCTGGACAGTCTGACCTATGGAACTATTACCCAGCTTTTGCCGATTATGGAACAGGAATTATGGCTGAATAACTTAAATATTAATGATGTTGTAGTCACCATGCTTCACCTGATTCTGATCAAAATGCTGAGCACAGATTCGGATACTCATCACAAATCTGCTACACGCCCCATGGAGCTATCCCTTCAATTTCGTGATCTTTTGTTCAAATATCATGTGGGAGAAAAAAGGGTGGCATTCTATGCAGATAAACTATCTGTAACAGAAAGTTACCTGAATAAATGTGTGAAAAGTGTGACGCAAAAATCGCCGAAACAATGGATCAATGAAATTGATATCAATTATAGCAAAGCGTTACTCCATTCCAGTAAAGATATTGCAGAAATTGCCTACGAATTGAATTTCCATACTGCTTCCCATTTTACACAGCTTTTCAAAAAAATTGCAGGTATTACGCCGAAGGAATACAGAACTCAGTTTTTGAGCAATAGAGTGACAGGGTAG